A DNA window from Rhodococcus sp. Z13 contains the following coding sequences:
- a CDS encoding sulfate ABC transporter substrate-binding protein: MFTRSRFLAAAVAAVAVTALTACSGGSSDTVGSEAGADGSGGTVNLYAYAVPKVGFDLVIPAFQETEAGEDVAFQQSYGASGDQSRKVRDGAEANFVNFSVEPDITRLVDAGLVDEDWNANAYNGIPFGSVVTIVVREGNPKNIRDWDDLLQPGVEVVTPNPFSSGSAKWNLLAPYAAKSNGGADPQAGIDYVTELVTEHVKVQPKSGREATETFLQGTGDVLLSYENEALFIERNGDPVEHVTPPATFKIENPAAVLKNAQDAEVAQAFNDFLYTPEAQRLWAEAGFRPVDPAVAEEFAAEFPQPEKLWTVADLGGWDTVNEELFADGTGTIAVIYDNATK, from the coding sequence ATGTTCACACGTTCCAGATTCCTCGCCGCCGCGGTCGCCGCCGTAGCCGTCACCGCACTGACCGCGTGCTCGGGTGGTTCCAGCGACACCGTCGGCTCCGAGGCCGGTGCCGACGGCTCCGGCGGGACGGTCAACCTCTACGCCTACGCCGTGCCGAAGGTCGGTTTCGACCTCGTCATCCCCGCCTTCCAGGAGACCGAGGCCGGGGAGGACGTCGCCTTCCAGCAGTCCTACGGCGCCTCCGGCGACCAGTCCCGCAAGGTCCGCGACGGTGCCGAGGCCAACTTCGTCAACTTCTCCGTCGAACCCGACATCACCCGTCTCGTCGACGCCGGACTCGTCGACGAGGACTGGAACGCCAACGCCTACAACGGGATCCCCTTCGGGTCCGTCGTGACCATCGTCGTCCGCGAGGGCAACCCGAAGAACATCCGGGACTGGGACGACCTGCTGCAGCCCGGCGTCGAGGTCGTCACCCCCAATCCGTTCAGCTCCGGCTCGGCGAAGTGGAACCTGCTCGCACCGTACGCGGCGAAGAGCAACGGCGGCGCCGACCCGCAGGCCGGCATCGACTACGTCACCGAGCTGGTCACCGAGCACGTGAAGGTGCAGCCGAAGTCGGGCCGCGAGGCCACCGAGACCTTCCTGCAGGGCACCGGCGACGTGCTGCTGAGCTACGAGAACGAGGCGCTGTTCATCGAACGCAACGGCGATCCCGTCGAGCACGTCACCCCGCCCGCCACCTTCAAGATCGAGAATCCGGCGGCGGTGCTGAAGAACGCGCAGGACGCCGAGGTCGCGCAGGCGTTCAACGACTTCCTGTACACCCCCGAGGCGCAGCGCCTGTGGGCCGAGGCCGGTTTCCGGCCCGTCGACCCGGCCGTTGCCGAGGAGTTCGCCGCCGAGTTCCCGCAGCCGGAGAAGCTGTGGACCGTCGCCGATCTCGGCGGCTGGGACACCGTGAACGAGGAACTGTTCGCGGACGGCACCGGCACCATCGCGGTGATCTACGACAACGCCACGAAGTAG
- a CDS encoding Ms4533A family Cys-rich leader peptide, with product MSATAMPRIRHELALIAVGMPSVADIDCCR from the coding sequence GTGTCCGCGACCGCGATGCCTCGAATCCGCCACGAGCTGGCGTTGATCGCTGTCGGCATGCCGTCGGTCGCCGACATCGACTGTTGTCGCTGA
- a CDS encoding glycoside hydrolase family 15 protein encodes MDPVASHLSRTPFRRSPFPPIDDYAFLSDCETTCLIARDGTVEWMCVPRPDSPSVFGALLDRSAGHFRLSPHDRTVPAARRYLPGGVVLETTWQTDTGWMIVRDALVMAPWYDVDERSTNHRRTPSDWEAEHMLLRTVRCVNGTVDLYVTCEPAFDYHRGRTEWRYTGKVYEEATAYCRNAPDQHPALRITTDLRLGIEDREVRARRRLHKGDVAFVALSWGDRPMPRTFEEAAAKMTSTQDFWREWITTGHFPDHPWRTYLQRSALTLKGLTYSPTGALLAASTTSLPETPGGERNWDYRYAWVRDSTFALWGLYTLGFDREADDFFSFILDVSRSEDGVKRPLQVMYGVGGERELPEATLDHLSGYDGATPVRIGNDAFHQRQHDIWGTLLDSVYLHVKSRGHIPQTLLSTLRRQVEEAATHWKEPDRGIWEVRGEPQHFVSSKVMCWVALDRGAKLAELQGRPDYARRWSAIADEIKADILEHGVDERGVFTQRYGHPSLDASALLIPLLRFLPADDPRVRATVLAIADELTEDGLVLRYRVETTDDGLSGKEGAFTICSFWLVSALVEIGEVDRAAALCQHLLDYASPLKLYAEEIDPETGRHLGNFPQAFTHLALINAVVHVIRAERDITAGDFRPAHHGP; translated from the coding sequence ATGGACCCCGTCGCATCGCACCTGTCGAGAACTCCGTTCCGCCGTAGCCCGTTCCCACCCATCGACGACTACGCGTTCCTGTCGGACTGCGAGACGACCTGCCTGATCGCCCGCGACGGCACCGTGGAGTGGATGTGCGTGCCCCGGCCCGACTCCCCGAGCGTGTTCGGGGCGCTGCTGGACCGCAGCGCCGGGCACTTCCGTCTGTCCCCGCACGACCGCACCGTCCCCGCGGCACGCCGCTACCTTCCCGGCGGGGTCGTGCTCGAGACGACCTGGCAGACGGACACCGGCTGGATGATCGTGCGCGACGCCCTGGTCATGGCGCCCTGGTACGACGTCGACGAGCGGTCCACGAACCATCGGCGCACGCCCTCGGACTGGGAGGCCGAGCACATGCTGTTGCGCACGGTGCGGTGCGTGAACGGCACGGTGGACCTGTACGTGACGTGCGAGCCGGCCTTCGACTACCACCGCGGCCGCACCGAGTGGCGCTACACCGGCAAGGTCTACGAAGAGGCCACCGCCTACTGCCGCAACGCCCCCGACCAGCACCCGGCGCTGCGGATCACCACGGACCTGCGGCTGGGGATCGAGGACCGCGAGGTGCGCGCCCGCCGCCGGTTGCACAAGGGCGACGTAGCGTTCGTCGCCTTGTCCTGGGGGGATCGGCCGATGCCGCGCACCTTCGAGGAGGCCGCCGCCAAGATGACCTCCACGCAGGACTTCTGGCGCGAGTGGATCACCACGGGGCACTTCCCCGACCATCCCTGGCGCACCTACCTGCAACGCAGCGCCCTGACCCTCAAGGGCCTGACCTACAGCCCGACCGGGGCGCTGCTCGCCGCGTCGACGACCTCGCTGCCCGAGACCCCGGGTGGGGAACGGAACTGGGACTACCGCTACGCCTGGGTGCGCGACTCGACGTTCGCCCTGTGGGGTCTGTACACGCTGGGCTTCGATCGTGAGGCCGACGACTTCTTCTCGTTCATCCTCGACGTCTCCCGCAGTGAGGACGGGGTCAAGCGGCCGCTGCAGGTGATGTACGGGGTGGGCGGCGAACGTGAACTGCCCGAGGCGACCCTCGACCATCTCAGCGGCTACGACGGCGCCACCCCCGTGCGCATCGGCAACGACGCCTTCCACCAGCGGCAGCACGACATCTGGGGCACGCTCCTCGACTCGGTGTACCTGCACGTGAAGTCGCGCGGGCACATCCCGCAGACCCTGTTGTCGACGCTGCGGCGGCAGGTGGAGGAGGCCGCCACGCACTGGAAGGAACCGGACCGGGGCATCTGGGAGGTGCGCGGCGAGCCGCAGCACTTCGTGTCGTCGAAGGTCATGTGCTGGGTGGCGCTCGACCGCGGCGCGAAACTCGCCGAACTGCAGGGCCGCCCCGACTACGCCCGCCGGTGGTCCGCGATCGCCGACGAGATCAAGGCCGACATCCTCGAACACGGGGTCGACGAGCGCGGGGTGTTCACCCAGCGCTACGGGCATCCCTCCCTCGACGCCTCCGCCCTGCTGATCCCGCTGCTGCGCTTCCTGCCGGCGGACGATCCGCGGGTGCGGGCCACGGTCCTGGCGATCGCCGACGAGCTCACCGAGGACGGCCTGGTGCTGCGTTACCGCGTGGAGACCACCGACGACGGCCTGTCCGGCAAGGAGGGCGCGTTCACCATCTGCTCGTTCTGGCTGGTGTCGGCGCTCGTCGAGATCGGGGAGGTCGACCGCGCGGCGGCGCTGTGCCAGCACCTGCTGGACTACGCGAGCCCGCTGAAGCTGTACGCCGAGGAGATCGACCCGGAGACGGGCCGGCATCTCGGCAACTTCCCGCAGGCGTTCACCCATCTGGCGCTGATCAACGCCGTGGTGCACGTCATCCGGGCCGAACGCGACATCACCGCGGGCGACTTCCGGCCCGCGCACCACGGGCCGTGA
- a CDS encoding ABC transporter substrate-binding protein, translating to MRRALLSACALVLLAVPALTACSGDTEEASATSGEAVTVEHSYGTTTIEGTPERIVATSSQWLDALLELGIQPVGYYSAGSYGDDRGLYPWQTDVDPDAVALGPAIEAGQMPVEEIAALEPDLVLGAWQITSQGVYDRISQVAPTVGPLGETGVDRWDEQVRVLGEIFGRTDEAEGIIADRNADIEEAALPGLEGRTAVLAQYLMSDQQFVVVANPDDGAALLFSQLGMVMPPELVAEGEGKPFGRVMLAPERVDALAADLLVILPNGGTEQDLMALPGFDLLPAVTGGGLAVVDYPTVVAFNTPSSLSIGYALDAIRPQLETVGGA from the coding sequence ATGCGTCGAGCCCTGCTGTCCGCGTGCGCACTCGTCCTGCTCGCGGTTCCCGCCCTCACCGCCTGCTCCGGCGACACCGAGGAGGCGTCCGCCACCAGCGGTGAGGCCGTCACCGTGGAGCACTCCTACGGCACGACGACGATCGAGGGCACTCCCGAACGGATCGTCGCGACGTCCAGCCAGTGGCTCGACGCGCTGCTCGAACTCGGAATCCAGCCCGTGGGCTACTACAGCGCCGGCTCCTACGGCGACGACCGCGGTCTCTATCCGTGGCAGACCGACGTCGACCCCGACGCCGTGGCGCTCGGCCCGGCCATCGAGGCGGGACAGATGCCCGTCGAGGAGATCGCCGCGCTCGAACCGGACCTCGTGCTCGGCGCGTGGCAGATCACCTCGCAGGGCGTCTACGACCGGATCTCGCAGGTCGCCCCGACCGTCGGTCCGCTCGGCGAGACCGGCGTCGACCGCTGGGACGAGCAGGTGCGGGTGCTCGGCGAGATCTTCGGCCGCACCGACGAGGCCGAGGGGATCATCGCCGATCGCAACGCCGACATCGAGGAGGCCGCGCTGCCCGGTCTCGAGGGCCGCACCGCTGTGCTCGCCCAGTACCTCATGAGCGACCAGCAGTTCGTCGTCGTCGCGAACCCGGACGACGGTGCCGCGCTGCTGTTCTCGCAGCTCGGCATGGTCATGCCGCCGGAACTCGTCGCGGAGGGGGAGGGCAAGCCCTTCGGCCGCGTGATGCTCGCCCCCGAACGCGTCGACGCGCTGGCCGCCGACCTGTTGGTGATCCTTCCCAACGGCGGTACCGAGCAGGACCTGATGGCCCTGCCCGGCTTCGACCTGCTGCCCGCCGTGACCGGCGGGGGCCTCGCCGTCGTCGATTATCCCACCGTGGTCGCGTTCAACACCCCGTCGTCGCTGTCGATCGGCTACGCCCTCGACGCGATCCGGCCGCAGCTCGAGACGGTCGGCGGCGCCTGA
- a CDS encoding NAD(P)H-dependent flavin oxidoreductase, giving the protein MLDTWLTRELGISVPLLGAPMGGRAGGRLAGEVTRAGGLGLIGAARYNTPEWIEGEVRTAREIGGGLLGFGLMTWSLDTDDSLLTAVLAHRPRVVSLSFGDPAPYVPRVHDAGSLAISQINTIEDLRIAEAAGVDAVVAQGHEAGGHTGRIGTLPLLQEVLESTSLPVLAAGGIASGRGLAAVLAAGGAGAFVGTALLASPETVGPDYARGRLVAAGSADTVYTDVFDKARHQPWPARWGGRALRNAFTEEWHGRGADEDTLAAAYTGDDPEIGVVYAGEAAGLVRSERPAGEVIRDIAEQAESLLSRFR; this is encoded by the coding sequence GTGCTCGACACCTGGCTCACCCGTGAACTCGGAATCTCCGTTCCCCTCCTGGGTGCGCCCATGGGTGGCCGCGCCGGTGGACGCCTCGCCGGGGAGGTCACCCGCGCCGGTGGCCTCGGCCTGATCGGCGCGGCACGTTACAACACCCCCGAGTGGATCGAGGGGGAGGTCCGCACCGCCCGGGAGATCGGCGGGGGGCTGCTCGGCTTCGGGCTCATGACCTGGTCGCTGGACACCGACGACAGCCTGCTCACCGCGGTGCTCGCGCACCGGCCCCGCGTGGTGTCGCTGTCCTTCGGCGATCCGGCGCCCTACGTGCCGCGCGTGCACGACGCCGGGTCGCTGGCGATCTCGCAGATCAACACCATCGAGGACCTGCGGATCGCCGAGGCCGCGGGGGTCGACGCCGTCGTCGCCCAGGGCCACGAGGCCGGTGGCCACACCGGCCGGATCGGGACCCTGCCGCTGCTGCAGGAGGTCCTCGAGTCGACCTCCCTGCCGGTGCTCGCCGCCGGGGGCATCGCCTCCGGCCGCGGCCTGGCCGCGGTGCTCGCCGCCGGTGGCGCGGGCGCCTTCGTCGGCACCGCGCTGCTGGCCAGCCCGGAGACCGTCGGCCCCGACTATGCGCGCGGCCGGCTCGTCGCCGCGGGCAGCGCCGACACCGTCTACACCGACGTCTTCGACAAGGCCCGGCACCAGCCCTGGCCCGCTCGCTGGGGTGGCCGGGCCCTGCGCAACGCGTTCACCGAGGAATGGCACGGTCGCGGCGCCGACGAGGACACCCTTGCCGCGGCGTACACGGGCGATGACCCCGAGATCGGCGTCGTCTACGCCGGGGAGGCCGCGGGGCTGGTGCGGTCCGAACGGCCCGCCGGTGAGGTGATCCGGGACATCGCCGAGCAGGCCGAGAGCCTGCTGTCGCGCTTTCGTTGA
- the lepA gene encoding translation elongation factor 4 yields the protein MPSPSQEHDISTFADTTFTDPEKIRNFCIIAHIDHGKSTLADRMLQLTGVVEERQMRAQYLDRMDIERERGITIKAQNVRLPWKLDGEDYVMHLIDTPGHVDFTYEVSRALEACEGAILLVDAAQGIEAQTLANLYLALDKDLTIIPVLNKIDLPAADPDRYAGEIANIIGCEPTDVLRVSGKTGVGVPELLDEVIRQVPPPVGDPDAPARAMIFDSVYDTYRGVVTYVRVVDGKIVPREKIKMMSTGATHELLEVGIVSPEPKPTAGLGVGEVGYLITGVKDVRQSKVGDTVTSARNGAEEPLTGYREPRPMVYSGLYPVDGSDYPVLRDALDKLQLNDAALTYEPETSVALGFGFRCGFLGLLHMEITRERLEREFGLDLISTAPNVVYRVVLEGGHEHVVTNPSDWPEGKAREIYEPVVKCTIIAPSEFVGSIMELCQSRRGELKGMDYLSETRVELRYVMPMAEIIFDFFDSLKSRTRGYASMDYEEAGEQEAALVKVDILLQGEAVDAFSAIVHKDAAAAYGNKMTTKLKELIPRQQFEVPVQAAIGSKIIARENIRAIRKDVLAKCYGGDISRKRKLLEKQKEGKKRMKTIGRVDVPQEAFVAALSSEASADKPKK from the coding sequence CTGCCGAGTCCGAGTCAGGAGCACGACATCAGCACCTTCGCCGACACCACGTTCACGGACCCCGAGAAGATCCGGAACTTCTGCATCATCGCGCACATCGACCATGGCAAGTCGACGCTGGCGGACCGGATGCTGCAGCTCACCGGGGTCGTCGAAGAGCGTCAGATGCGCGCGCAGTATCTCGACCGCATGGACATCGAGCGCGAACGCGGCATCACCATCAAGGCGCAGAACGTCCGCCTGCCGTGGAAGCTCGACGGCGAGGACTACGTGATGCACCTGATCGACACCCCCGGTCACGTCGACTTCACGTACGAGGTCTCCCGCGCCCTCGAGGCGTGCGAGGGCGCGATCCTGCTCGTCGACGCCGCGCAGGGCATCGAGGCGCAGACCCTCGCCAACCTCTACCTCGCGCTCGACAAGGACCTGACGATCATCCCGGTCCTCAACAAGATCGACCTGCCCGCCGCCGATCCCGACCGGTACGCCGGGGAGATCGCCAACATCATCGGCTGTGAACCCACCGACGTGCTCCGCGTCTCCGGCAAGACCGGTGTGGGCGTGCCCGAACTCCTCGACGAGGTCATCCGGCAGGTGCCGCCGCCGGTCGGCGATCCCGACGCCCCGGCCCGCGCCATGATCTTCGACTCCGTCTACGACACCTACCGCGGTGTCGTCACCTACGTGCGTGTGGTGGACGGCAAGATCGTGCCCCGCGAGAAGATCAAGATGATGTCGACGGGCGCCACCCACGAACTGCTCGAGGTCGGCATCGTCTCGCCCGAACCGAAGCCGACCGCCGGACTCGGCGTCGGTGAGGTGGGCTACCTCATCACCGGTGTGAAGGACGTGCGCCAGTCGAAGGTCGGCGACACCGTCACCAGCGCCCGCAACGGCGCCGAGGAACCGCTCACCGGCTACCGCGAACCGCGCCCGATGGTCTACTCGGGTCTCTACCCGGTCGACGGCTCCGACTACCCGGTGCTGCGCGACGCCCTCGACAAGCTCCAGCTCAACGACGCCGCGCTCACCTACGAGCCCGAGACGTCGGTGGCGCTCGGCTTCGGTTTCCGCTGCGGCTTCCTCGGCCTGCTGCACATGGAGATCACCCGCGAGCGGCTCGAGCGCGAGTTCGGCCTCGACCTGATCTCCACCGCCCCCAACGTCGTCTACCGCGTCGTGCTCGAGGGCGGCCACGAGCACGTCGTCACCAACCCCTCCGACTGGCCCGAGGGCAAGGCCCGCGAGATCTACGAGCCGGTCGTCAAGTGCACCATCATCGCGCCGAGCGAGTTCGTCGGCTCCATCATGGAGCTGTGCCAGTCGCGGCGCGGCGAGCTCAAGGGCATGGACTATCTGTCCGAGACCCGCGTCGAACTGCGCTACGTCATGCCGATGGCGGAGATCATCTTCGACTTCTTCGACTCGCTGAAGTCGCGTACCCGCGGCTACGCGTCGATGGACTACGAGGAGGCCGGCGAGCAAGAGGCCGCCCTGGTCAAGGTCGACATCCTGCTGCAGGGCGAGGCCGTCGACGCGTTCAGTGCCATCGTGCACAAGGACGCGGCCGCCGCCTACGGCAACAAGATGACGACCAAGCTCAAGGAACTCATCCCGCGGCAGCAGTTCGAGGTGCCCGTGCAGGCGGCGATCGGCTCGAAGATCATCGCCCGCGAGAACATCCGCGCGATCCGCAAGGACGTGCTGGCCAAGTGCTACGGCGGCGACATCAGCCGTAAGCGCAAGCTGCTCGAGAAGCAGAAGGAAGGCAAGAAGCGGATGAAGACGATCGGTCGCGTCGATGTGCCGCAGGAGGCCTTCGTCGCCGCGCTGTCGTCCGAGGCGTCCGCGGACAAGCCCAAGAAGTAG
- a CDS encoding type II toxin-antitoxin system PemK/MazF family toxin: protein MAGTWKKLGRQLGRFAVEQGPKIYQQLQQSGALDKARAALNGAAPGPAPSPASEKPRSSDEPRSSQKPRSSKPSDAAPRPGGTKRPTPGRPVASRTTPTGDRARRLEYSPDLDGRADPGEIVWTWVAYEEDPSQGKDRPVIVVGRDDSTLLGLMLSSNSEREGQRGWLGIGSGPWDSANRPSWVRLDRVLDVPEDGIRREGAIVPRDRFDRIAARLRDDYGWS from the coding sequence GTGGCTGGCACATGGAAGAAGTTGGGCAGGCAGCTGGGGCGCTTCGCGGTCGAACAGGGCCCGAAGATCTATCAGCAGTTGCAGCAGTCGGGGGCCCTGGACAAGGCACGCGCCGCACTGAACGGCGCCGCGCCCGGCCCCGCCCCGAGCCCGGCCTCCGAGAAGCCGCGCTCGTCCGATGAACCGCGCTCGTCCCAGAAGCCGCGCTCGTCGAAGCCGTCCGACGCCGCTCCGCGTCCCGGTGGCACCAAGCGGCCGACACCGGGGCGCCCGGTGGCCTCGCGCACGACTCCCACCGGGGACCGCGCCCGCCGCCTCGAGTACTCCCCCGATCTGGACGGCCGCGCCGATCCCGGCGAGATCGTGTGGACCTGGGTCGCCTACGAGGAGGACCCCTCCCAGGGCAAGGACCGCCCGGTGATCGTGGTGGGCCGCGACGATTCGACCCTGCTCGGGCTGATGCTGTCGTCGAACAGCGAGCGCGAGGGCCAGCGCGGCTGGCTCGGGATCGGCTCCGGGCCGTGGGACTCGGCGAACCGGCCGAGCTGGGTGCGGCTCGACCGCGTCCTCGACGTTCCCGAGGACGGGATCCGCCGGGAGGGCGCGATCGTTCCGCGGGACCGTTTCGATCGGATCGCCGCGCGCCTGCGCGACGACTACGGCTGGAGCTGA
- a CDS encoding aquaporin, with protein sequence MEPQRDPESRLDEDLARETSLEIRDPGEFSDLRKYVAEAIGTFLLVFSAVGTAVFAGTYVGQLGVALAFGLTLLFLVYTIGPISGCHVNPAVTLGQLVVGHVTPVRAVGYWIAQVVGGLLAGLTLYAVASSLPSYDRAADGLGANGWGAHSPSAVHGPLGGVLQNGYGIGAMIVVEVLLTAVLVFVVLGATDQIADAPIAGIAIGFTLAVIHLISIPIDNTSVNPARSLAVAFYQDGALGQVWAFIVFPLIGGALGALVYTFLFGRREGLRPS encoded by the coding sequence ATGGAACCCCAGCGCGATCCCGAATCCCGACTCGACGAAGATCTCGCGCGCGAGACGTCCCTGGAAATCCGTGACCCGGGTGAGTTCTCCGACCTCCGCAAGTACGTGGCGGAAGCCATCGGGACGTTCCTGCTGGTGTTCTCCGCGGTGGGTACCGCGGTGTTCGCCGGCACCTACGTCGGCCAGCTCGGTGTCGCGCTGGCGTTCGGCCTGACCCTGCTGTTCCTCGTCTACACCATCGGCCCGATCTCCGGCTGCCACGTGAATCCGGCGGTGACGCTCGGGCAGCTCGTCGTCGGCCACGTCACCCCGGTGCGGGCCGTGGGCTACTGGATCGCGCAGGTAGTCGGCGGCCTGCTCGCCGGTCTGACGCTCTACGCGGTGGCGTCGTCGCTGCCGAGTTACGACCGCGCCGCCGACGGGCTCGGCGCCAACGGCTGGGGCGCCCACAGCCCCTCGGCCGTGCACGGCCCGCTCGGCGGGGTGCTCCAGAACGGCTACGGCATCGGTGCCATGATCGTCGTCGAGGTCCTGCTCACCGCGGTGCTGGTGTTCGTGGTGCTCGGCGCGACCGACCAGATCGCCGATGCACCCATCGCCGGCATCGCGATCGGCTTCACCCTGGCGGTGATCCACCTGATCTCGATCCCGATCGACAACACCTCGGTCAACCCGGCCCGCAGCCTCGCCGTCGCCTTCTATCAGGACGGTGCACTCGGGCAGGTGTGGGCGTTCATCGTGTTCCCGCTCATCGGCGGCGCCCTCGGCGCGCTCGTCTACACCTTCCTGTTCGGCCGCCGCGAGGGCCTGCGGCCGTCCTGA
- a CDS encoding transglutaminase family protein, which produces MRVVHKTGYEYAGPVTASYNEARLTPRSDARQTVVLNRVETTPATRGYRYTDYWGSAVTAFDLHAPHTSLEVVGLSVVETDPVRPPDEPAGWDVITAEDTRDRYDEVLAPSAYVPVDPELEATARDLAAGLEPVDAVVAAAQWVYDKMDYVPGTTGVHTSALQAFQERQGVCQDYAHLTLLLLRRMGIPARYVSGYLHPVPDAAIGETVAGQSHAWIQAWTGSWWGYDPTNAKFVSEQHTSVAIGRDYADVPPLKGIYMGGHATAHDVVVEVTRLA; this is translated from the coding sequence ATGCGCGTGGTGCACAAGACCGGATACGAGTACGCCGGTCCGGTCACCGCGTCGTACAACGAAGCCCGACTCACCCCGCGCTCGGATGCCCGGCAGACCGTGGTCCTCAACCGGGTGGAGACCACCCCGGCCACGCGTGGCTACCGGTACACCGACTACTGGGGCAGCGCCGTGACGGCCTTCGACCTGCACGCCCCGCACACCTCCCTCGAGGTGGTCGGCCTGTCGGTGGTGGAGACCGACCCCGTGCGCCCGCCCGACGAACCGGCGGGCTGGGACGTGATCACCGCCGAGGACACCCGGGACCGCTACGACGAGGTGCTCGCACCCAGCGCGTACGTGCCGGTCGACCCCGAACTCGAGGCGACCGCGCGGGATCTCGCCGCCGGACTCGAACCGGTCGACGCGGTCGTCGCGGCCGCGCAGTGGGTCTACGACAAGATGGACTACGTCCCCGGCACCACCGGCGTGCACACCTCCGCCCTGCAGGCCTTCCAGGAACGGCAGGGCGTGTGCCAGGACTACGCCCACCTGACGCTGCTGCTGTTGCGGCGCATGGGCATCCCCGCACGCTACGTCTCCGGCTACCTGCACCCCGTGCCGGATGCGGCGATCGGGGAGACCGTCGCGGGCCAGTCCCACGCGTGGATCCAGGCGTGGACGGGATCGTGGTGGGGCTACGACCCGACGAACGCGAAATTCGTGAGCGAACAGCACACCTCCGTCGCCATCGGGCGGGACTACGCCGACGTGCCGCCGCTCAAGGGCATCTACATGGGTGGACACGCCACGGCGCACGATGTCGTTGTCGAGGTCACCAGGCTTGCGTAA
- a CDS encoding alpha-E domain-containing protein yields MLARNAESLFWIGRYVERADDTARIMDVAVHQLLEDSTVDPDRTCRRLLRVLGFAEPEGRLDVRGVTDIVAFGRDGAGSILDTIAYARENARGAREVTSTEMWECLNTTYNGLAERERAAKRLGPHEFFRYVEHRAAMFAGLADSTMCRDDGYRFLLLGRSIERVDMTVRLLLSRAGDLPTSPTWATVLRSAGGYDTYLRTYRGALDAGRIVEFMMLDRLFPRSVFFAIRQAEECLAELDDHTDYRFGARDEAQRLLGRARSELEFIGPGVLLDELATRLASLQELCRKAGEAIAMQYFHAAPWVAWVSARESGADVSILEGEL; encoded by the coding sequence ATGCTCGCACGGAACGCGGAGTCCTTGTTCTGGATCGGCAGATACGTCGAGCGCGCCGACGACACCGCCCGGATCATGGACGTGGCGGTGCACCAGCTGCTCGAGGACTCCACCGTCGATCCCGACCGCACCTGCCGCCGGCTGCTGCGCGTGCTCGGCTTCGCCGAACCCGAGGGCCGGCTCGACGTGCGCGGCGTCACCGACATCGTGGCCTTCGGCCGGGACGGCGCCGGCTCGATCCTCGACACCATCGCCTATGCGCGGGAGAACGCGCGCGGCGCACGGGAGGTCACCTCCACCGAGATGTGGGAGTGCCTCAACACCACCTACAACGGGCTCGCCGAACGAGAACGCGCCGCCAAACGCCTGGGCCCGCACGAGTTCTTCCGATACGTCGAGCACCGCGCCGCGATGTTCGCGGGCCTGGCCGACAGCACCATGTGCCGCGACGACGGCTACCGCTTCCTGCTACTGGGCCGGTCGATCGAACGTGTCGACATGACCGTGCGGCTGCTGCTCTCGCGCGCGGGGGACCTGCCGACCTCGCCCACCTGGGCCACCGTGTTGCGTTCCGCCGGCGGCTACGACACCTATCTGCGCACCTACCGCGGTGCGCTCGACGCGGGCCGCATCGTCGAGTTCATGATGCTCGACCGGCTGTTCCCGCGGTCCGTCTTCTTCGCGATCCGGCAGGCCGAGGAGTGCCTCGCCGAACTCGACGACCACACCGACTACCGGTTCGGCGCGCGGGACGAGGCGCAGCGGCTCCTCGGCCGCGCCCGCAGCGAACTCGAGTTCATCGGCCCCGGTGTGCTGCTCGACGAACTCGCCACTCGCCTGGCGTCGTTGCAGGAGCTGTGCCGCAAGGCCGGCGAGGCGATCGCGATGCAGTACTTCCACGCCGCCCCGTGGGTTGCGTGGGTCTCCGCACGGGAATCCGGCGCGGACGTGTCGATCCTGGAGGGAGAACTGTGA